One window of Mucilaginibacter inviolabilis genomic DNA carries:
- a CDS encoding serine aminopeptidase domain-containing protein yields the protein MKKVSFFILIICCFTTSIIAAAQPAPANYAVALSKFKRLYNAGQPDSIFSMFSSEMKTALPADQFKSTTLQLKTQLGNLTDADFIKYEAPLAYYKATFQKGTFLLNLSVNSQTQFTGLLLKPYQAPAAETAKTEPVSTLPTDPSVTESPVTLKTFSGSISGTLAMPKNAADKIPVVLIIAGSGPTDRDGNSPKLGLTSNAYKMIANELGKNGFASLRYDKRLVGQSVSSTKENELRFEDYVDDAVGLINMLNDDQRFSKIIILGHSEGSLVGMMAANGQPVKAFISAAGAGDSADKIMTEQIKSKGALISDGFNRMLDSLKKGKTTDNIDPSLYPYARPSIQKYLMSWFRYNPIREIKKIKIPILIVQGTTDLQVTVADAEKLKKAKSDAVLDIIPGMNHILKDAPADKDKNIATYNEPELPLKPEFVKALISFLNKQK from the coding sequence ATGAAGAAAGTAAGCTTTTTTATCCTGATTATTTGTTGTTTTACAACCAGCATTATAGCAGCGGCACAACCGGCGCCGGCTAATTATGCGGTTGCCTTAAGCAAGTTTAAACGGCTGTACAATGCCGGTCAGCCAGATAGCATATTTAGTATGTTTAGCTCCGAAATGAAGACAGCCTTGCCTGCCGACCAGTTCAAGAGCACCACACTCCAGTTAAAAACACAATTGGGCAATCTTACCGATGCCGATTTTATTAAATATGAAGCGCCATTGGCTTACTATAAAGCTACTTTTCAAAAAGGCACCTTTTTGTTGAACCTATCCGTAAACTCACAAACGCAGTTTACCGGTTTACTTTTAAAACCGTACCAAGCCCCTGCTGCTGAAACCGCTAAGACTGAACCAGTTTCAACTTTGCCTACCGACCCATCTGTTACAGAATCGCCGGTAACTTTAAAAACTTTTTCGGGATCTATTTCGGGCACATTGGCCATGCCTAAAAATGCTGCCGACAAAATACCGGTTGTTCTTATTATAGCCGGCTCGGGCCCAACAGACCGCGACGGTAATAGCCCTAAACTGGGCTTAACCAGCAATGCTTATAAAATGATAGCCAACGAATTGGGTAAAAACGGTTTTGCCTCCCTGCGTTATGACAAACGCCTGGTTGGCCAAAGCGTAAGTTCTACCAAAGAGAACGAGCTACGTTTTGAAGACTACGTTGATGACGCTGTAGGACTGATCAATATGCTGAATGACGATCAGCGTTTTTCAAAGATCATTATCCTGGGCCACAGCGAAGGATCATTGGTGGGCATGATGGCAGCTAACGGTCAGCCTGTTAAGGCTTTTATATCCGCTGCCGGAGCCGGAGACTCGGCCGATAAGATCATGACCGAGCAAATTAAGTCAAAAGGCGCCCTGATATCTGATGGTTTTAACCGCATGCTGGATAGCTTGAAGAAAGGCAAAACCACTGATAATATCGACCCTTCCCTTTACCCCTATGCACGGCCAAGCATTCAGAAATACCTGATGTCGTGGTTCAGGTATAACCCCATCCGTGAGATCAAAAAGATAAAAATACCTATCCTCATTGTTCAGGGTACAACCGACCTGCAGGTAACCGTGGCCGATGCCGAAAAACTAAAGAAAGCTAAATCAGACGCAGTGCTTGATATCATCCCGGGTATGAACCATATCCTGAAAGATGCCCCGGCCGATAAGGACAAAAACATAGCCACTTACAACGAACCCGAATTACCGCTAAAACCTGAATTTGTAAAAGCCCTGATCAGCTTTTTAAATAAGCAGAAATAA
- a CDS encoding DinB family protein — MTEHQILIDELLHLLNGGNAHADLKRALKDLPADLRGAKPDKLPYSIWQLVEHIRIAQWDMLEFSKDGSHESPNWPDDYWPKETAPKSDEAWNKSVKQIEHDREEFIDLIKKGDLYSKIPHGDGQTILREVLQAADHEAYHIAEIIVIRRLLGAW; from the coding sequence ATGACAGAACACCAGATACTAATAGATGAACTGCTGCACTTGCTGAATGGCGGCAATGCCCACGCCGACCTGAAACGTGCGCTGAAAGATTTACCTGCCGATTTAAGAGGAGCCAAACCCGATAAGCTGCCTTACAGCATCTGGCAGCTGGTAGAGCACATCCGGATTGCCCAATGGGATATGCTGGAATTTAGCAAGGATGGCAGTCACGAGTCGCCAAACTGGCCGGATGATTACTGGCCCAAAGAAACGGCACCCAAAAGTGATGAAGCCTGGAACAAATCGGTAAAACAGATAGAGCATGACCGGGAGGAATTTATAGATCTGATTAAAAAGGGCGATCTGTACAGCAAAATACCTCACGGCGATGGACAAACCATTCTGCGCGAAGTTTTACAGGCCGCCGATCATGAGGCTTACCATATTGCCGAGATCATTGTGATCAGGAGACTGCTGGGCGCGTGGTGA
- a CDS encoding DUF885 domain-containing protein, with product MIIKNIFVRLALAIIIFLVAFTGCKKDMGGGGSGALLGKDDAAFATYENSFLEHLWKLDPNWATSVGYHKYDSLLYIPSEQTRSKMLEFVKFQIDSLSRFEVNTLNEGNRIDYKIMQNQLDYTQWQIERLKSYEWDPSSYNVISTFAYMLNEHYAPLAKRLHNFYQRLASVPAYYKEAEKQVKNPVTELTALAIDQNLGGLSVIEKDFADSLKKTDIPKAERKQMTDRAALAVQAIKGYTDWLKALKNDHPRSFRLGKDLYEDKFKYENVSASNGQQTFNAAMQRKKYLHSQMAKISRELWPKYFGSKAMPGDTLLLIRAMIDTLSSKHVKPDEFQSAIVQLIPKLKDFVKTKDLLTLDPTKPLIIRKEPGYMAGVAGASMSGPGPYDKNGNSYFNVGSLAGWSPEKAESYLREYNQYIIQILCIHEAVPGHYVQGVYANKAPSIIKSVLGNGAMNEGWAVYTEEMMLDNGYGNNEPEMRLMWYKWNLRSVCNTILDYSVHNNDMTKEQAIKLLTAEAFQQQAEAEGKWKRVSVSSVQLTSYYTGYKEIMDLREAYKIKMGDKYKLKDFNEKFLSYGSAPVKFIKEAMLAKPAASKN from the coding sequence GTGATTATCAAAAATATATTCGTAAGGCTGGCCCTGGCCATTATTATTTTCCTTGTTGCCTTTACCGGCTGTAAAAAAGACATGGGCGGTGGCGGCAGCGGCGCACTGTTAGGTAAAGACGATGCGGCTTTTGCCACTTATGAAAACTCCTTCCTGGAGCATTTATGGAAGCTTGATCCTAATTGGGCTACTTCGGTAGGATATCATAAATACGATAGCTTATTGTACATACCCAGCGAGCAAACCCGGAGCAAAATGCTGGAATTTGTCAAATTCCAGATCGATTCTTTAAGTCGTTTTGAGGTGAATACGCTGAACGAGGGCAACCGTATTGATTATAAAATAATGCAAAATCAATTGGATTATACCCAATGGCAAATTGAACGCCTAAAATCATACGAGTGGGATCCGTCGTCCTATAACGTTATCAGCACTTTTGCCTATATGCTCAATGAGCATTATGCTCCATTGGCCAAACGCCTGCACAACTTTTATCAGCGCCTGGCCAGTGTGCCTGCTTATTACAAAGAAGCCGAAAAACAGGTTAAAAACCCGGTTACCGAACTTACCGCATTGGCCATTGATCAAAACCTGGGCGGATTGAGTGTAATTGAAAAAGACTTTGCCGACTCGCTCAAAAAAACCGATATCCCCAAGGCCGAAAGGAAACAGATGACCGATCGTGCGGCGCTTGCGGTACAGGCTATCAAAGGATATACCGATTGGTTAAAGGCATTGAAAAATGATCATCCACGCAGCTTCCGTCTGGGGAAAGATCTGTATGAAGATAAATTCAAGTACGAAAACGTATCGGCCAGCAACGGACAGCAAACCTTTAACGCCGCTATGCAGCGTAAAAAATACCTGCACAGCCAGATGGCTAAAATAAGCCGCGAGCTATGGCCCAAATATTTCGGCAGCAAAGCTATGCCGGGCGATACGCTCTTATTGATCAGGGCGATGATCGATACGCTGTCATCCAAGCACGTAAAACCTGATGAATTTCAGTCGGCCATTGTACAGCTGATCCCCAAGTTAAAAGATTTTGTAAAAACCAAGGACCTGCTTACGCTTGATCCAACCAAGCCGCTCATTATCCGTAAAGAACCGGGTTATATGGCGGGTGTGGCCGGCGCTTCTATGAGTGGCCCGGGCCCGTATGATAAAAATGGTAACTCTTATTTCAACGTAGGCAGCCTGGCCGGCTGGAGTCCGGAGAAAGCCGAAAGCTATTTGCGCGAGTATAATCAGTACATTATTCAGATACTTTGCATCCATGAAGCCGTTCCGGGGCATTATGTGCAGGGTGTTTATGCCAATAAAGCGCCCAGCATTATCAAATCGGTATTGGGTAATGGTGCCATGAATGAGGGTTGGGCCGTATACACCGAAGAAATGATGCTGGATAATGGCTATGGCAACAACGAGCCCGAAATGCGGTTGATGTGGTACAAATGGAACCTGCGCTCGGTTTGTAATACCATACTGGATTACAGCGTGCACAATAACGACATGACCAAAGAACAGGCTATTAAACTACTCACCGCCGAAGCCTTTCAGCAACAGGCCGAAGCCGAAGGCAAATGGAAAAGGGTAAGTGTAAGCAGTGTACAGCTAACCAGCTACTACACCGGCTACAAAGAGATCATGGATCTGCGCGAGGCCTACAAGATAAAAATGGGCGATAAATATAAACTGAAAGATTTTAATGAGAAATTCCTGAGCTACGGCAGCGCTCCGGTTAAGTTTATCAAAGAGGCCATGCTGGCCAAACCGGCTGCAAGTAAGAATTGA
- a CDS encoding DUF6263 family protein, with translation MKYLFSLLLILGISLSVQAQKIKLALHLVKGNTYNMVTNTTSAIKQTVSGVDNHIEISINGTTSFKVLNADDSLYYMEVNYKSLALKMQLPNGPVSYDSQKNDPNDFMSGILAGLVNKPFTATFTKSGRVKSVENVENMISSVLDSFPQVQGPQKEQIKAQFLQSFGAKAIKGSIELATAVFPETPVSKNDKWTINTSLESAMSAKVSTVYQLVDVTPSSYVIHGEGKLATNAADDFKRVGDMPMKYNMTGTMTADIKFDKVTGWISESKTKQVISGTVNIKDNPKVPGGVSFPMSVVNESVTTDK, from the coding sequence ATGAAATATCTTTTTAGTCTGCTTCTCATACTCGGCATTAGTCTGTCGGTACAAGCTCAAAAAATAAAATTGGCCTTACACCTGGTTAAGGGCAATACGTACAATATGGTTACCAATACCACATCGGCCATTAAACAAACCGTTAGCGGGGTAGATAACCATATCGAGATCTCCATTAATGGCACAACCTCTTTCAAAGTATTGAATGCCGACGACTCATTATATTACATGGAGGTAAACTATAAAAGCCTGGCCTTAAAAATGCAGCTCCCCAACGGCCCCGTGAGCTATGATTCGCAAAAGAATGACCCTAACGATTTTATGTCGGGTATATTGGCCGGACTGGTGAACAAACCTTTTACAGCTACATTTACCAAAAGCGGCAGGGTAAAATCGGTAGAGAATGTAGAGAATATGATCTCGTCGGTACTGGACAGCTTCCCGCAGGTACAAGGCCCGCAGAAAGAGCAGATCAAAGCCCAGTTCCTGCAATCGTTCGGCGCCAAAGCCATCAAGGGAAGTATTGAACTGGCTACAGCTGTTTTCCCCGAAACACCGGTATCCAAAAATGATAAATGGACCATTAATACCAGTCTGGAAAGCGCCATGTCGGCCAAAGTGAGCACTGTTTACCAATTAGTCGACGTAACTCCCAGCAGCTATGTAATCCATGGCGAAGGAAAACTGGCTACCAATGCTGCCGATGATTTTAAACGAGTGGGTGATATGCCCATGAAATACAACATGACCGGTACTATGACTGCCGACATTAAGTTTGACAAGGTTACCGGTTGGATCAGCGAATCTAAAACCAAACAGGTGATCAGCGGTACGGTGAATATAAAAGATAATCCTAAAGTACCCGGTGGTGTCAGCTTCCCGATGAGTGTAGTGAATGAATCGGTAACTACGGATAAATAA
- a CDS encoding GIY-YIG nuclease family protein → MTYLKEMNYYHVYILRCSDGSYYTGITNDIERRLIEHQSGENPRCYTYKRRPVQLVFNEVFNDVNQAIAFEKQVKGWRREKKDAIINGHWDLLPELSKAKKGLSS, encoded by the coding sequence ATGACATATTTGAAGGAGATGAATTATTATCATGTTTATATACTGCGCTGTAGTGATGGTTCTTATTACACGGGAATAACTAATGATATCGAACGACGATTAATTGAACATCAATCGGGTGAGAATCCCCGATGCTATACTTACAAACGCCGACCGGTTCAGCTTGTTTTTAATGAAGTATTTAATGATGTTAATCAAGCAATAGCTTTTGAAAAACAAGTAAAAGGATGGCGAAGGGAGAAGAAAGATGCGATAATTAACGGACATTGGGATTTGCTGCCCGAATTGTCTAAAGCAAAAAAAGGCCTGTCATCCTGA
- a CDS encoding TNT domain-containing protein, translating to MKQIRLLLLAVLLMPFLAQAQVSQKHHPHHSKGHEKNSLVRGVSYADFVKSVSDFADSTKKPLADTAWRLWKEEKWAQLEQFFTANNLNGGWPPNRGAVDLKIVTLPAGIDIDRYGGYFDADSVFQDRGTFVSKTGVPFPQRALPDKTLNSPYRVYTILKPIPNVRQGTIIPWFGKPGLGIQYETPYIINDLKKEGYIVEKKN from the coding sequence ATGAAACAAATTAGACTACTGCTACTCGCAGTATTACTGATGCCTTTCCTGGCACAGGCACAGGTATCCCAAAAACACCACCCGCATCATTCAAAGGGTCACGAAAAAAACAGCCTGGTAAGAGGTGTTAGTTATGCTGATTTTGTAAAATCGGTATCGGACTTTGCCGATAGTACCAAGAAACCCCTGGCCGACACGGCCTGGAGACTTTGGAAAGAGGAAAAATGGGCCCAACTGGAACAATTTTTTACCGCCAACAACCTTAACGGTGGCTGGCCGCCAAACCGCGGGGCGGTCGACCTGAAAATAGTGACTTTACCAGCAGGTATAGACATTGACCGTTACGGAGGTTATTTTGATGCCGACAGTGTGTTTCAGGATCGTGGCACTTTTGTATCCAAAACAGGTGTGCCTTTTCCGCAGCGTGCTTTACCCGATAAAACACTAAATTCACCTTACCGTGTTTATACCATACTGAAACCAATACCCAATGTAAGGCAGGGTACCATTATTCCCTGGTTTGGTAAACCGGGTTTAGGTATCCAGTATGAAACACCCTATATCATAAACGACCTTAAAAAAGAAGGTTATATTGTAGAGAAAAAAAACTAA
- the ligA gene encoding NAD-dependent DNA ligase LigA: MSPAEAKNQIKALTTELKQHNYNYYVLAMPTIADFDFDKKLEQLNKLEKEFPEFADPDSPTQKVGGDITKEFVTYRHRWPMLSLGNTYNEQELLDFDQRIRKAIGDNFEYVCELKFDGLSMSLTYEDGKLLRAVTRGDGVQGDEVTANIRTINTIPKRLHEGGDYPSYFDIRGEVFMHRKAFERLNNERLENGEVAYANPRNFASGTVKMQDSAEVAKRPLDCFLYFLYTEKPIFKTHWESLQAVKSWGFHTNEHSRLCNNIDEVFEFITKWDKDRFGLSYDTDGIVIKVNNYSQQQELGFTAKSPRWAIAYKFKAERVETELLSVSYQVGRTGAVTPVANLKPVLLAGTTVKRATLHNANEIIRLDLHEGDTVFVEKGGEIIPKIISVNPEKRAQNAVPVVYRTTCPACNTPLERKEGEAAFYCPNDEGCPPQIVGKMQHFIGRKAMDIDGLGDETIETLYGRGFISHISDIYKLHEHADELKQMDRFGDKSITNMLDGIEKSKQMPFEKVLFGLGIRYIGETVAKKLAIHFKSIDGLMAATPEELVTADEIGERIAQSLVDYFADEKHREEIEKLKALGLQFVVEIKEVKLASEKLAGQSFIISGVFEKYSRDELKDLIEQNGGKILSSISAKLTYLVAGDNMGPAKLEKAQKLNIPIISDEELLAMIG, encoded by the coding sequence ATGTCACCAGCGGAAGCCAAAAACCAGATCAAGGCCTTAACAACCGAGTTAAAACAGCACAATTACAACTACTATGTGCTGGCCATGCCAACTATTGCCGATTTTGATTTTGATAAAAAATTAGAACAGCTGAACAAGCTGGAAAAAGAGTTCCCGGAATTTGCTGATCCGGATTCGCCGACGCAAAAAGTTGGCGGCGATATTACCAAGGAGTTTGTGACCTACCGCCACCGCTGGCCTATGCTATCGTTAGGTAATACCTATAACGAGCAGGAATTGCTTGATTTTGATCAGCGTATCCGCAAGGCTATCGGCGATAACTTTGAGTATGTATGCGAACTGAAGTTTGATGGCCTCTCTATGAGTTTAACTTATGAGGATGGTAAACTCCTGCGCGCCGTAACCCGCGGCGACGGCGTTCAGGGCGATGAAGTGACTGCCAACATACGCACCATTAACACCATACCCAAACGCCTGCACGAAGGCGGCGATTATCCCAGCTACTTTGACATACGCGGCGAGGTTTTTATGCACCGCAAGGCCTTTGAGCGCCTCAATAACGAACGTTTGGAGAACGGAGAGGTTGCATATGCCAACCCACGCAACTTTGCCTCAGGCACGGTTAAAATGCAGGATTCGGCTGAAGTAGCCAAACGTCCGCTGGATTGTTTTCTATATTTCCTATATACCGAAAAGCCCATATTTAAAACCCATTGGGAAAGCCTGCAGGCCGTTAAAAGCTGGGGCTTTCATACCAACGAGCATAGCCGTCTTTGTAATAATATTGACGAGGTATTTGAATTTATAACCAAATGGGATAAGGATAGGTTTGGTTTGAGTTACGATACCGACGGCATCGTAATCAAAGTAAATAACTATTCGCAGCAGCAGGAATTAGGCTTTACGGCTAAATCACCGCGCTGGGCCATAGCCTATAAATTTAAAGCAGAGCGCGTAGAAACCGAATTGCTGAGCGTAAGCTACCAGGTTGGCCGTACAGGCGCCGTTACCCCGGTAGCCAATTTAAAACCGGTACTGTTGGCCGGCACTACGGTTAAACGGGCCACGTTGCACAATGCCAACGAGATCATCCGTTTGGACCTGCATGAAGGCGATACCGTTTTTGTAGAAAAAGGCGGCGAGATCATCCCGAAGATCATCAGTGTAAACCCGGAGAAAAGGGCGCAGAACGCCGTACCTGTGGTATACCGCACCACCTGCCCTGCCTGCAATACCCCATTGGAACGCAAGGAAGGCGAAGCTGCTTTTTATTGCCCCAATGATGAAGGCTGCCCACCGCAAATTGTGGGTAAAATGCAGCATTTCATCGGCCGTAAAGCGATGGATATTGACGGCCTGGGCGATGAGACTATCGAAACCTTGTACGGGCGCGGGTTCATCAGCCACATCAGCGATATTTATAAGCTACATGAGCATGCCGATGAGTTAAAACAGATGGACCGCTTTGGCGATAAATCCATCACCAACATGCTGGATGGTATCGAGAAATCCAAGCAAATGCCTTTTGAAAAAGTGCTGTTTGGCCTGGGTATCCGCTATATTGGCGAAACCGTTGCCAAAAAACTGGCTATCCACTTTAAATCCATCGATGGACTGATGGCCGCCACCCCGGAAGAGCTGGTTACTGCCGATGAAATTGGCGAGCGTATAGCCCAAAGTCTGGTTGATTATTTCGCCGATGAAAAACACCGCGAGGAAATTGAAAAATTAAAGGCGCTCGGTCTGCAGTTTGTAGTCGAGATAAAAGAAGTAAAACTAGCCAGCGAAAAACTGGCAGGGCAAAGTTTTATTATATCTGGTGTGTTCGAAAAGTACTCGCGCGACGAGTTGAAAGATCTGATAGAGCAAAACGGTGGTAAAATACTGAGCAGCATATCGGCCAAACTCACTTATTTGGTTGCCGGCGATAACATGGGTCCCGCCAAGCTGGAGAAAGCTCAAAAACTAAATATCCCTATTATTAGTGATGAGGAGTTATTGGCGATGATTGGATAG
- a CDS encoding DUF5686 and carboxypeptidase regulatory-like domain-containing protein: protein MKFTLLSVLFFISGISAFAQQLNISGKITDEQNKPIPFASIYVKNTSKGTSANSEGVYQLQLSAGNYELQYKAVGYGQQSRQVNLTGNQVINISLQTETYQLKTVAIHAGGEDPAYTIIRKAIKKRKTYLNEVKAYTCDIYIKGLQKLLAAPKKFLGFNVQKAATEAGLDSNRTGIVYLSESESKYSFIRPDKVHEVQVSSKVSGQNRAFSFNRASDMAVNFYENFETWDGLSNRPLVSPIADNALFYYNYKWMGISVENGETINKIQVTPKRAHDPCFEGYIYILEDSWRLSALQLFITKKANINLVDTLKVNQQFYPVNNTAWMPASSKFEFTGGLLGFKVGGYYISIYKNYDLNPSFEKTNFAEVLRIDKGTHKDSTYWNLERPIPLTDEEKTDYINKDKLARKRESKPYLDSLDKANNEVKPLGILLTGVDVRNRYKKENFHYDGLLGSALYNTVEGFAINYGVSYSKVIDTLNHRSLAIDAHVRYGFSNHLLNGTAGAAIPVGKRFTLGIRGGSDITDLNNQQPVSTLVNSLYSLFERQNYQKLYQKQFVSASLSGRVVGGWLAGATVEWANRKSLSNTSTYSFFSPQNHQFTSNNPLNPAQDSPLFPENQSFKIALRTSYNFSDQYETYPSGRRYLPSKYPTIGINYTKGIKDILGSDVDYDLLSADISKSDIDMGFYGKTSFFIGAGKFLNANKLYFPDYKHFDGNQLLAYTPGINRFLLLDYYNFSTPDKYAEGHLEHNFMGFITNKIPLIRKLKLQEIVDVNYLYTPTLKNYTELGFGLQYLNIRLMYGKSFNSGSNTNSAIRLGVSF from the coding sequence ATGAAATTTACGTTACTATCTGTCTTGTTCTTTATATCGGGTATTTCTGCATTTGCCCAGCAACTTAACATCAGCGGCAAAATAACCGACGAGCAAAACAAGCCTATTCCTTTTGCATCTATTTACGTTAAAAACACATCCAAAGGAACCTCGGCCAATAGCGAGGGAGTTTATCAGCTGCAATTGAGCGCCGGTAATTATGAGCTGCAATACAAAGCGGTTGGTTATGGACAGCAAAGCCGGCAAGTAAACCTTACCGGCAACCAGGTAATCAACATCTCGCTCCAAACCGAAACCTATCAGCTTAAAACAGTAGCCATCCATGCAGGCGGTGAAGATCCTGCATATACTATTATCCGCAAAGCGATTAAAAAGCGTAAAACTTACCTCAACGAGGTAAAAGCCTACACCTGCGATATTTACATCAAAGGCCTGCAAAAGCTGCTGGCGGCGCCCAAAAAGTTTTTGGGTTTTAACGTGCAAAAAGCCGCTACAGAGGCCGGTCTCGACTCTAACCGCACGGGCATTGTTTATCTGTCAGAATCTGAATCAAAATATAGCTTTATACGGCCCGACAAAGTACATGAGGTACAGGTGTCCTCCAAAGTATCGGGTCAAAACCGGGCTTTCAGTTTTAACCGGGCATCAGATATGGCGGTTAATTTTTATGAAAACTTTGAAACCTGGGATGGCCTCAGCAATCGTCCGCTGGTATCGCCCATTGCCGATAACGCTTTATTCTATTATAACTATAAATGGATGGGCATCTCCGTGGAGAATGGCGAAACCATCAACAAGATACAGGTAACACCCAAGCGCGCACACGACCCTTGTTTTGAGGGTTATATTTATATTCTGGAGGATAGCTGGCGGTTATCGGCACTTCAACTGTTCATCACCAAAAAGGCCAATATCAATTTGGTTGATACCCTTAAAGTAAACCAGCAGTTTTACCCGGTGAACAATACTGCCTGGATGCCGGCCAGCAGTAAGTTTGAATTTACTGGTGGTTTGCTGGGCTTTAAAGTGGGTGGTTATTATATTTCGATATATAAAAATTATGATCTGAACCCCAGCTTTGAAAAAACCAATTTTGCCGAGGTTTTACGTATTGATAAAGGCACCCATAAAGATTCGACTTATTGGAACCTAGAACGCCCTATTCCACTAACCGATGAAGAAAAAACCGACTACATCAACAAGGATAAACTGGCCCGCAAGCGCGAATCGAAACCATACCTCGACTCGTTGGACAAGGCCAATAATGAGGTAAAGCCATTGGGAATATTACTCACCGGTGTTGATGTCCGCAACCGTTATAAAAAGGAAAATTTCCATTATGATGGCTTGCTGGGTTCGGCACTTTACAATACGGTAGAAGGTTTCGCCATCAACTATGGAGTGTCATACAGCAAGGTGATCGATACACTTAATCATCGTTCGCTTGCAATAGATGCCCATGTGCGTTATGGTTTTTCCAATCATTTGCTGAATGGTACAGCGGGAGCAGCTATACCTGTAGGGAAGCGGTTCACTCTGGGCATCCGTGGCGGATCCGACATTACCGACCTCAACAACCAGCAGCCGGTATCTACATTGGTTAACTCCCTGTATAGTTTGTTTGAGCGGCAAAACTACCAGAAACTATATCAAAAGCAATTTGTATCGGCCTCCTTATCTGGTCGCGTGGTGGGTGGATGGCTGGCAGGTGCAACCGTAGAGTGGGCCAACCGTAAATCACTGAGTAACACTTCTACCTATAGCTTTTTTAGTCCGCAGAACCACCAGTTCACCTCCAACAATCCTTTAAACCCGGCACAGGATAGTCCTTTGTTTCCTGAAAATCAATCATTCAAAATAGCTTTACGTACCAGTTACAATTTTAGCGACCAGTACGAAACCTACCCATCAGGCCGTAGGTACCTGCCATCAAAATATCCTACCATCGGTATAAATTATACCAAGGGCATAAAAGATATACTCGGGTCTGATGTAGATTACGACCTGCTGAGTGCCGACATATCCAAATCAGATATCGATATGGGTTTTTACGGCAAAACCTCCTTTTTTATAGGTGCGGGCAAATTTCTGAATGCCAATAAATTATATTTCCCGGATTATAAACATTTTGACGGTAACCAGTTATTAGCTTACACCCCAGGCATCAACCGCTTCTTGCTGTTAGATTATTACAACTTCAGTACCCCCGATAAATATGCCGAAGGTCACCTGGAACACAATTTTATGGGCTTTATCACCAACAAGATTCCCCTCATCCGCAAATTAAAACTACAGGAAATTGTGGATGTAAACTACCTATACACCCCCACCCTTAAAAATTACACCGAGCTGGGTTTTGGTTTGCAGTATTTAAATATCAGACTGATGTACGGTAAGTCATTCAACAGCGGCAGCAACACTAATTCGGCTATCAGGCTGGGAGTGAGTTTTTAG
- the dapA gene encoding 4-hydroxy-tetrahydrodipicolinate synthase: MNIFYGTGVAMVTPFQADGQVDYEGLRNLIEHLIDGGVQYLVSLGTTGESATLNADERKQVWAFTAEVVKKRVNLVAGIGGNNTHEVVEQIKAFDVTGYDAILSSSPHYNKPTQEGIYQHYKAIALAAPLPVILYNVPSRTGSTVAAETTVRLARDFKNIIGIKEASGNFDLFNQLMRDKPEEFLVISGDDPVTLPMMAMGAVGVISVIGNAVPKPLSAMISLLLNNDYKAAQKINASLVEFTRLMFVEGNPAGAKNALKHLGVCDEHLRLPLVPVSSKIADAIKQETSKLS; the protein is encoded by the coding sequence ATGAATATATTTTACGGAACAGGGGTAGCCATGGTGACCCCTTTTCAGGCGGATGGTCAAGTTGACTACGAGGGTTTAAGAAACCTGATTGAACATTTGATTGATGGCGGGGTGCAATACCTGGTATCATTAGGTACAACCGGCGAAAGCGCCACATTGAATGCCGACGAGCGAAAGCAGGTTTGGGCATTTACCGCGGAGGTTGTCAAGAAGCGCGTAAATTTAGTTGCCGGCATAGGTGGCAACAATACACATGAGGTAGTTGAGCAAATCAAAGCATTTGATGTTACCGGTTATGATGCCATATTATCATCAAGTCCGCATTATAACAAACCTACCCAGGAGGGTATATATCAGCACTATAAAGCTATAGCACTGGCAGCACCACTTCCGGTAATTTTATATAACGTACCCAGCCGTACCGGCAGCACTGTAGCTGCAGAAACAACCGTGCGCCTGGCTCGCGATTTTAAAAACATCATTGGTATTAAAGAGGCTTCGGGAAATTTCGACCTGTTTAACCAACTGATGCGCGATAAGCCGGAAGAGTTTTTAGTCATATCTGGCGACGATCCGGTTACCCTACCTATGATGGCCATGGGCGCTGTAGGTGTGATATCGGTTATTGGCAATGCTGTACCCAAACCATTGTCGGCCATGATCAGCCTGTTGCTTAATAACGATTACAAAGCGGCGCAAAAGATAAACGCCAGCCTGGTTGAGTTTACCCGCTTAATGTTTGTGGAAGGCAATCCTGCCGGGGCAAAAAACGCGCTGAAACATTTAGGCGTTTGCGATGAACACCTGCGACTACCGCTGGTACCCGTAAGCAGCAAAATAGCCGATGCCATTAAACAGGAAACCAGCAAACTGTCATAA